One window of the Granulicella arctica genome contains the following:
- a CDS encoding acyltransferase: protein MPASLEEIGLRTVQAVFGSAEITKDPMWQRDYAAHLRAHFTLTELLAMHARYRGAASSFDSLQLTSIYQAMCASVGHGLRVEADVVVKHPETFEIGDAVFLGAQTMIQGRFDGTCRIGSHVWIGPQSYFDARNLVIEDYVGWGPGAKVLGSSHTGLPLDTPIIKTDLEIKAVVIGFGADIGTNATILPGVHVGAHSIVGAGAVVTSDVPEYAVVAGVPARIIRYRQ, encoded by the coding sequence ATGCCTGCTAGCCTCGAAGAGATCGGTTTGCGGACGGTCCAGGCCGTCTTCGGAAGCGCCGAGATCACCAAAGATCCCATGTGGCAGCGCGATTACGCCGCTCATCTAAGAGCGCATTTCACGCTGACTGAACTCCTGGCGATGCACGCTCGCTATCGAGGCGCGGCCTCTTCATTTGATTCCCTTCAACTCACAAGCATCTACCAGGCCATGTGCGCCTCCGTTGGACACGGGCTGCGAGTAGAAGCTGATGTCGTCGTCAAGCACCCTGAAACCTTCGAGATTGGAGATGCCGTCTTCCTCGGCGCACAGACCATGATTCAGGGGCGCTTCGATGGCACCTGCAGAATCGGCAGTCACGTCTGGATTGGACCTCAATCCTACTTCGACGCTCGAAACCTCGTTATCGAGGATTATGTTGGATGGGGCCCCGGAGCCAAAGTTCTCGGATCGTCACATACTGGTCTGCCACTCGACACGCCCATCATTAAAACCGATCTCGAGATCAAGGCGGTCGTCATCGGCTTTGGCGCCGACATCGGCACCAACGCAACCATTCTTCCCGGAGTTCATGTCGGTGCGCATTCCATCGTCGGCGCAGGCGCTGTTGTGACGTCGGATGTCCCTGAATATGCGGTCGTAGCGGGAGTCCCGGCGCGGATCATACGGTATCGCCAGTAA